A stretch of the Cucurbita pepo subsp. pepo cultivar mu-cu-16 chromosome LG16, ASM280686v2, whole genome shotgun sequence genome encodes the following:
- the LOC111777284 gene encoding uncharacterized protein LOC111777284 codes for MSDHITKSYQEESGTSMRPYHSVWLSHWAHSGCKSANGACNNLSTSSESGEENSQTKKRPLLDGPMQATINGKHAIGSGEVAGVTADYPNNESLTGRSKKRRKERLDSEPLPMLNVSQHSGGKLGMNIEQATASQGGALKFHTGSVSGHKTSSLDGKSQLPSVPERAKPKKEKMTSNDIRVYQQQHENSNKLLNNNDLTVSPLVGDEAMGSASNFIPYGMSNGFPFTTCERNMNDEPSSYLSSKKQVGNTNFHTYSTLFVQETKINQLLDSTQATNALSRQHMRTFLLHNPSSSNLDQPKPYPIQCDTRKSSSNTLPDLSQSNHADTTLPEYLYRGGYSMQRLPFSVHDVETMRICTTVDSVGQALKGPPKFCQTTHRLMITKKTDVDLFEGQEFRGAVASTNLKEKATCALLSASTNFGRHDQNDNELTQPSSSLYGENENFGNMRCATSLSNESSGTETDIMDMDAYQENQLRGSDASQAVKELRSSKSPLLSVSAASSVRNQIGDRLPKKRFLDINERPPNYSTSASLMDNGESSTSKTQTMDAEHLLPSAVQPRFSNSTAPPNDSSKREIDNEWVKRLRPSASESVHDTKSTKKEESSCDKANQLFSKMKCRSTSSDRSSGPLQGQEQLAIGQTATTIKNSDVCSNLGLKNREMILSNPWIRRLCLNKPAPSETNLETAAIHKPQGSKPTLLQPFPSIAAMALMGKTMTGVRPREFSRKGSSLVWNTEDI; via the exons ATGTCTGATCATATCACAAAGTCATACCAAGAAGAGAGTGGAACGTCAATGCGACCCTACCATTCAGTTTGGTTGTCTCACTGGGCACATTCAGGCTGCAAATCAGCGAATGGAGCCTGCAATAATTTATCGACCAGCAGTGAGTCTGGGGAAGAAAATTCTCAAACTAAGAAGCGCCCTTTGCTCGACGGTCCAATGCAAGCTACTATCAATGGAAAACATGCCATTGGGTCTGGAGAAGTAGCTGGAGTAACTGCAGATTATCCCAACAATGAGAGTTTGACTGGGAGATCtaagaagagaaggaaagaaaggttAGATTCTGAGCCCTTGCCTATGCTCAATGTTTCTCAGCATAGTGGGGGTAAACTGGGTATGAATATTGAACAGGCCACGGCTAGTCAAGGTGGAGCTTTGAAATTTCATACTGGTTCTGTCTCTGGGCACAAAACTTCGTCTCTGGATGGGAAGAGCCAATTGCCATCAGTTCCTGAAAGAGCTAAAcccaagaaggaaaaaatgacTTCCAATGACATTAGAGTGTATCAACAGCAACATGAGAATTCCAATAAGCTTCTTAACAACAATGACTTAACCGTTTCACCACTTGTTGGAGATGAGGCTATGGGATCAGCTTCCAACTTCATTCCATATGGAATGAGTAATGGATTTCCATTCACCACATGTGAACGAAACATGAATGATGAACCAAGTTCCTATTTGTCATCCAAAAAACAGGTTGGAAATACTAATTTCCACACTTATTCTACTCTCTTTGTACAAGAGACAAAAATCAACCAACTTTTGGATTCAACCCAAGCTACAAATGCACTGTCAAGGCAGCACATGAGAACGTTCTTACTGCACAATCCCTCTTCAAGCAATCTCGACCAACCAAAACCATACCCTATACAATGCGATACTAGGAAAAGTAGTTCTAATACCTTACCCGATCTCAGCCAGAGCAACCATGCAGACACTACCTTACCAGAATATTTATACCGTGGAGGTTACTCAATGCAGAGACTCCCATTTTCTGTTCATGACGTGGAAACTATGAGAATATGTACCACTGTAGACTCTGTTGGACAGGCGCTCAAGGGTCCTCCAAAGTTTTGTCAAACAACTCACCGTTTAATGATCACTAAAAAGACTGATGTTGACTTGTTTGAAGGTCAGGAGTTTAGAGGGGCAGTGGCATCCACCAATCTCAAAGAAAAAGCTACATGTGCACTTCTTAGTGCATCCACCAATTTTGGCAGACACGATCAGAATGATAATGAATTGACACAACCTTCTAGCTCCCTCTatggagaaaatgaaaattttggaaatatgAGGTGTGCGACTTCTTTGAGCAATGAATCATCTGGAACTGAAACTGATATTATGGATATGGATGCATACCAAGAAAACCAATTGAGGG GCTCGGATGCATCACAAGCAGTTAAG GAGTTGAGGAGTTCAAAATCACCATTGCTCTCTGTGAGTGCAGCTAGTTCGGTTAGAAATCAAATCGGAGATCGGCTTCCGAAGAAAAGATTCCTTGACATAAATGAAAGGCCACCCAATTATTCTACTTCTGCGAGCTTGATGGACAACGGGGAGTCGAGTACCTCTAAAACACAAACTATGGATGCAGAACACCTCCTTCCAAGTGCCGTGCAGCCGAGGTTTTCAAACTCTACGGCCCCTCCAAATGACTCTTCTAAACGAGAGATAGACAATGAGTGGGTTAAACGTCTTAGGCCATCTGCCTCAGAGTCGGTTCATGATACAAAGAGCACGAAAAAGGAAGAATCTTCCTGTGATAAAGCCAATCAGCTCTTTAGTAAAATGAAATGCCGCTCAACCAGCTCTGACCGCTCTAGTGGTCCACTCCAAGGACAAGAACAATTGGCAATTGGTCAAACAGCAACTACAATAAAGAATAGCGACGTATGCAGCAACTTAGGATTAAAGAATCGAGAAATGATACTCTCCAACCCCTGGATTCGGAGATTGTGTCTTAATAAACCGGCGCCTTCTGAAACAAATCTTGAAACTGCAGCGATTCACAAACCGCAGGGCTCAAAACCAACGTTACTTCAGCCATTTCCCAGTATTGCTGCCATGGCATTGATGGGCAAGACGATGACTGGGGTTCGGCCACGCGAGTTCAGCAGAAAAGGCTCTTCTTTAGTTTGGAACACTGAGGATATTTAA
- the LOC111777477 gene encoding glucose-1-phosphate adenylyltransferase large subunit 1-like → MDSYSVSFKANTHLSSDLKNGFHGEKVRGSFNENGWVNRLAKTFKSDKKPLKLSPNVAYAVATPNLSKQAASIQAPPFFKAKVNPKNVASIILGGGAGTQLFPLTRRSATPAVPVGGCYRLIDIPMSNCINSGINKIFVLTQFNSASLNRHISRTYFGNGVSFGEGFVEVLAATQTPGKSGMYWFQGTADAVRQFTWVFEDAKNRNVENILILAGDHMYRMDYMDFVQNHIDRNADISISCAAVGDSRASDYGLVKLDSRGRIIQFAEKPKGANLNAMRVDTTSLGLSREESLMSPYIASMGVYVFKTDILLNLLKGRYPTSNDFGSEIIPAAVKEHNVQAYIFRDYWEDIGTIKTFYDANLALTEEFPKFEFYDPKTPFYTSPRFLPPTKIDKCQIVDAIISHGCFLRECNVQHSIVGERSRLDYGVELKDTIMMGADNYQTEPEIAALLAEGKVPIGIGRNTKIKNCIIDKNAKIGKDVIIMNKEGVQEADRPEQGFYIRSGITIILEKATIGDGTVI, encoded by the exons ATGGATTCCTACTCTGTTTCTTTCAAAGCTAATACCCATTTATCGAGTGATCTGAAGAATGGGTTTCATGGGGAGAAAGTTAGAGGAAGTTTCAATGAAAATGGTTGGGTTAATCGCCTAGCTAAGACCTTCAAATCTGACAAGAAACCTTTGAAGCTCTCCCCTAATGTTGCTTATGCTGTCGCCACGCCTAATCTCTCCAAGCAGGCTGCG AGCATTCAAGCGCCGCCGTTTTTCAAAGCAAAGGTGAATCCTAAGAATGTTGCTTCCATCATATTGGGAGGAGGAGCTGGGACTCAGCTGTTTCCTCTTACTAGAAGATCAGCTACACCCGCT GTTCCAGTTGGAGGATGCTATAGGCTTATAGATATTCCAATGAGCAACTGCATCAACAGTGGGATCAACAAGATATTTGTGCTTACTCAATTCAACTCGGCTTCGTTGAATCGGCATATTTCACGAACCTACTTTGGAAATGGTGTCAGTTTTGGAGAAGGATTTGTGGAG GTTCTTGCAGCCACTCAAACACCAGGGAAATCTGGTATGTATTGGTTCCAAGGAACTGCTGATGCTGTGAGACAATTTACTTGGGTGTTTGAG GATGCCAAGAACAGGAATGTTGAGAACATTCTAATTTTGGCAGGGGATCACATGTACAGAATGGACTATATGGACTTTGTGCAG AACCACATTGATCGAAACGCTGATATTTCAATCTCGTGCGCAGCTGTGGGCGACAG CCGTGCATCAGACTACGGATTGGTGAAACTGGATAGTAGAGGTCGGATTATACAGTTTGCTGAAAAGCCAAAGGGTGCCAATTTGAATGCAATG CGAGTAGACACAACTTCATTAGGTTTGTCTCGGGAGGAGTCGTTGATGTCTCCTTACATTGCGTCGATGGGAGtttatgttttcaaaaccGATATTTTGCTAAACCTTTTGAAGGGGAGATATCCTACATCTAATGACTTCGGTTCTGAAATCATTCCTGCAGCTGTGAAGGAGCATAATGTCCAA GCATATATATTTAGAGACTATTGGGAGGACATTGGAACAATAAAGACCTTCTACGATGCAAACTTGGCCCTCACGGAGGAG TTTCCTAAGTTTGAATTCTATGACCCCAAGACACCTTTCTATACATCTCCTCGATTCCTACCGCCAACCAAGATCGACAAATGTCAG ATTGTCGATGCAATAATCTCACATGGATGCTTTCTGAGAGAATGCAATGTCCAGCATTCGATAGTCGGTGAGCGGTCAAGATTAGACTACGGTGTCGAACTTAAG GACACTATAATGATGGGCGCAGACAATTACCAAACCGAACCCGAAATTGCTGCTCTGCTAGCAGAGGGAAAAGTTCCTATAGGGATTGGACGAAACACGAAAATCAA GAACTGTATAATCGATAAGAACGCGAAAATCGGGAAAGATGTTATCATTATGAATAAAGAG GGCGTTCAAGAAGCAGATCGGCCTGAACAGGGATTCTACATTCGGTCGGGAATCACCATTATACTGGAAAAGGCAACGATCGGTGATGGCACAGTTATATGA
- the LOC111777612 gene encoding short-chain dehydrogenase cctT-like: MLQLHSISTAPTFTNRYQQQPPSAPPRTPKIMDNRIVVLVTGCAKGGIGYEYCKAFSEQGCHVFATDLPQRAHQVFDESPHRVEMLELDVTSDESVAKAVETVISKCGRIDILVNNAGIGSSGPLAELPLQDVRKAWEVNTLGQLRMVQQVVPHMASCGSGVIVNVGSVVGNVPTPWAGSYCASKAAVHAMSHVLRLELKPFGIDVVMVVPGAIRSNFGSATVENVRSQEWKLYKKFKDAIEERANASQSGRSSDAGDFAREVVKKVLRKRPPRRIVLGHLSGLLTIMSWLPLWVQDLYFSHRFNLDKKESRLSTIV, translated from the exons ATGCTGCAACTGCACAGCATATCCACAGCACCCACCTTTACAAATCGCTATCAACAACAACCCCCGTCAGCGCCGCCGCGAACTCCCAAAATTATGGACAATAGGATCGTAGTTCTAGTCACCGGCTGCGCCAAAGGCGGCATTGGCTACGAATATTGCAAAGCATTTTCCGAACAGGGCTGTCATGTCTTCGCCACCGACCTTCCCCAACGTGCCCACCAGGTGTTCGACGAAAGTCCCCACAGAGTCGAAATGCTTGAACTCGACGTGACGTCTGATGAAAGTGTAGCAAAAGCAGTGGAGACTGTAATTTCAAAGTGTGGACGTATTGATATCTTGGTAAACAATGCTGGGATCGGTAGCAGTGGCCCGCTCGCCGAGCTTCCGTTGCAGGATGTGAGGAAAGCTTGGGAAGTAAACACGCTTGGGCAGCTGAGGATGGTGCAGCAAGTGGTGCCCCATATGGCTTCTTGTGGCAGTGGAGTCATTGTCAATGTCGGCAGCGTTGTAGGGAACGTGCCGACACCGTGGGCAGGGTCGTATTGTGCTAGTAAGGCAGCTGTTCATGCTATGTCGCATGTGCTGCGACTCGAGCTTAAGCCATTTGGTATCGACGTAGTGATGGTGGTACCCGGGGCCATAAGGTCCAATTTTGGGAGCGCCACGGTCGAGAATGTGAGAAGCCAAGAATGGAAACTTTACAAGAAGTTCAAGGACGCCATAGAAGAGAGGGCTAATGCATCACAGAGTGGGAGATCAAGTGATGCAGGGGATTTTGCAAGAGAGGTTGTGAAGAAAGTGCTGAGGAAGAGGCCGCCAAGGCGAATTGTTTTGGGGCATTTGAGTGGCTTGTTAACCATCATGTCTTGGCTTCCACTTTGGGTGCAAGATCTTTACTTCTCGCACCGCTTCAACTTGGATAAAAAG gaatcacgactctccacaattgtatga
- the LOC111777456 gene encoding uncharacterized protein LOC111777456 has protein sequence MESVNFYDVRAAKMNAILKYRQFSAKDPSKKNSVADLYEEFVQNSEKNQKTRRAEIEYRVKQIDDSRGNGNSDTSIAIKKIGEIKHYQRSESEKIGVVQRENPHRELRRSETEKCKKIVRLSEETRNRPSPEDRMSNEEFRQTVEAFIARQQRLRREEEFCVF, from the exons ATGGAATCTGTCAATTTCTACGATGTAAGAGCAGCGAAGATGAACGCGATTCTCAAGTATCGACAG TTCTCTGCTAAGGATCCGAGCAAGAAGAATTCGGTTGCCGATCTTTACGAGGAGTTCGTTCAAAACAGTGAGAAGAATCAGAAAACTCGCCGCGCCGAAATCGAGTATCGCGTCAAACAGATCGATGACAGCCGCGGCAACGGCAACAGCGATACCTCAAtcgcaataaaaaaaatcggCGAAATCAAACATTATCAGAGGAGTGAATCGGAGAAAATAGGCGTCGTACAGCGAGAAAATCCGCATCGTGAACTTCGCCGATCGGAGACGGAAAAGTGTAAGAAAATCGTCCGATTGAgtgaagaaacaagaaatagGCCGAGTCCGGAAGATCGGATGAGCAACGAAGAGTTTCGACAGACGGTGGAGGCGTTCATAGCGCGGCAGCAGAGGTTGAGAAGGGAGGAAGAATTCTGTGTATTTTAG
- the LOC111777623 gene encoding bifunctional dihydrofolate reductase-thymidylate synthase-like encodes MAADPLTSSNGNANVNAPPNPRRTYQVVVAATENMGIGKDGKLPWRLPSDLKFFKNITTTTSDHGKRNAVLMGRKTWESIPAEYRPLPGRLNVVLTRSGSFDIATVENVIICGSMTSALELLAASPYCLSIEKVFVIGGGEILREALNAPECDAVHVTEIETNVECDTFIPAIDKSMFQPWYSSFPVVENNLRYSFTSYVRVRSSTEPPPIDQNNGLVSHNKPDSFNFEAKNFSFLPKEIFERHEEYLYLKLVQEIISDGTSKDDRTGTGTLSKFGCQMRYNLRKTFPLLTTKKVFWRGVVEELLWFISGSTNAKVLQEKGIHIWDGNASRDYLDSIGLREREEGDLGPVYGFQWRHFGARYTDMHADYTGQGFDQLLDVINKIKNNPDDRRIVLSAWNPSDLKLMALPPCHMFAQFYVANGELSCQMYQRSADMGLGVPFNIASYALLTCMIAHVCDLAYGDFIHVIGDAHVYRTHVRPLQEQLQKLPKPFPVLKINPEKKDIDSLVAADFELTGYDPHEKIAMKMAV; translated from the exons ATGGCTGCTGATCCTCTGACAAGCTCGAATGGAAATGCCAATGTAAATGCACCACCTAATCCGCGAAGGACTTATCAAGTCGTTGTAGCTGCTACTGAAAATATGGGTATTGGTAAGGATGGGAAACTTCCATGGAGGTTGCCTTCtgatctcaaattttttaagaacataACCACGACAACATCAGATCATGGGAAAAGGAATGCAGTTCTAATGGGTCGTAAAACATGGGAGAGTATTCCGGCTGAGTATCGACCTCTACCTGGTCGTCTCAATGTTGTTCTGACTCGTTCTGGAAGTTTCGACATTGCCACTGTCgaaaatgttataatatgtggtaGTATGACGTCTGCTTTGGAATTATTAGCAGCTTCGCCTTACTGTTTGTCAATAGAGAAAGTGTTTGTTATAGGTGGTGGTGAGATATTAAG GGAAGCTCTGAATGCCCCCGAGTGTGATGCGGTCCACGTTACTGAAATCGAGACAAACGTTGAATGCGACACCTTCATACCAGCTATTGACAAGTCTATGTTTCAGCCATGGTACTCATCCTTTCCCGTGGTGGAAAATAACTTACGATATTCGTTCACTAGTTATGTTCGTGTGAGGAGCTCAACCGAACCACCACCCATTGATCAGAACAATGGTCTGGTCTCTCATAACAAACCCGATTCTTTTAACTTCGAAGCTAAGAACTTCTCTTTCCTACCCAAGGAGATTTTTGAGAGGCACGAGGAGTACTTGTACCTAAAACTTGTTCAAGAAATCATCTCAGACGGTACTTCCAAGGATGATAGAACGGGAACGGGTACtttatcaaaatttggttGCCAG ATGCGGTACAACTTGCGCAAAACTTTTCCGCTGCTTACAACTAAG AAAGTATTTTGGCGAGGGGTTGTTGAAGAACTTCTTTGGTTCATCAGTGGTTCAACCAATGCAAAG GTTCTTCAGGAGAAAGGCATTCATATATGGGATGGCAACGCGTCGAGAGATTACCTCGATAG TATTGGTTTAAGAGAAAGGGAGGAAGGCGACTTGGGACCCGTATACGGGTTTCAGTGGCGACACTTCGGTGCTAG GTATACTGACATGCATGCTGACTACACTGGTCAAGGATTTGATCAGTTGCTAGATGTTATTaacaagataaaaaataatcccGATGATCGGAGGATCGTTCTTTCTGCGTGGAATCCATCTGATCTCAAACTGATGGCACTCCCGCCTTGCCACATGTTCGCTCAG TTTTATGTAGCGAACGGGGAGTTATCGTGTCAAATGTACCAGCGCTCTGCTGATATGGGCCTTGGTGTTCCATTTAATATTGCGTCGTATGCTCTTCTGACGTGCATGATTGCTCATGTTTGTG ATCTTGCTTACGGAGACTTCATACATGTGATCGGAGACGCTCATGTTTACCGTACTCACGTGCGGCCATTGCAGGAACAGCTTCAGAAACTCCCGAAACCGTTCCCT gttttgaaaataaaccCCGAGAAGAAGGATATCGATTCGTTAGTGGCAGCTGATTTCGAGCTAACAGGTTATGACCCTCATGAGAAGATAGCAATGAAAATGGCAGTATAG
- the LOC111776903 gene encoding diaminopimelate decarboxylase 2, chloroplastic-like: MFTDTLNCEFGRVLAMAAAANLYSPSPSLPRTLKHSLNSIPIARVPIRLHKSFKNLSLKAVLSQNPSKTQPETAQFQHCFSKSSDGFLYCEGIKVQEVMESVDKRPFYLYSKPQITRNVEAYKEALEGLNSIIGYAIKANNNLKVLEHLRKLGCGAVLVSGNELRLALHAGFDPTRCIFNGNGKLLEDLVLAAEQGVFVNVDSEFDLENIVAAARISGKKVNVLLRINPDVDPQVHPYVATGNKNSKFGIRNEKLQWFLDAVKAHPDELKLVGAHCHLGSTITKVDIFRDAAELMVNYIDQIRDQGFEVNYLNIGGGLGIDYYHAGAVLPTPRDLINTVRELVLSRDLNLIIEPGRSLIANTCCLVNRVTGVKTNGTKNFIVIDGSMAELIRPSLYDAYQHIELVAPASPGAEISTFDVVGPVCESADFLGKQRELPTPTKGAGLVVHDAGAYCMSMASTYNLKMRPPEYWVEEDGSVSKIRHGESFDDHLRFFENL, translated from the exons ATGTTTACAGACACTCTCAATTGCGAATTTGGGAGAGTTTTAGCTATGGCGGCGGCTGCAAATCTCTACTCTCCTTCACCCTCCCTACCCAGAACCCTGAAACACTCCCTTAACTCAATCCCCATTGCCCGTGTTCCGATTCGACTTCAcaaatctttcaaaaatctctccctaaaagCTGTTCTTTCACAAAACCCTTCTAAAACTCAGCCTGAAACAGCCCAATTTCAGCATTGTTTCTCCAAATCCTCAGATGGGTTTCTTTACTGCGAGGGGATTAAGGTTCAGGAAGTCATGGAATCGGTTGATAAACGCCCTTTTTACCTCTACAGCAAGCCCCAGATAACTAGAAATGTTGAGGCTTACAAAGAGGCTTTGGAAGGGCTGAATTCGATCATTGGTTATGCGATTAAGGccaataataatttgaaagttttggaGCATTTGAGGAAGTTGGGTTGTGGGGCTGTGCTTGTTAGTGGAAATGAGCTTCGGTTGGCTCTTCATGCCGGTTTTGATCCCACCAG ATGTATTTTTAATGGGAACGGTAAGCTTTTGGAGGATTTGGTTCTAGCTGCGGAACAAGGTGTTTTTGTGAACGTGGATAGTGAGTTTgacttggaaaatattgtGGCTGCTGCAAGAATTTCTGGAAAGAAAGTTAATGTTTTACTTCGTATTAATCCGGATGTGGACCCTCAG GTACATCCTTACGTTGCCACTGGTAACAAAAACTCGAAATTCGGTATTAGAAATGAAAAGTTGCAATGGTTTCTTGATGCTGTCAAGGCACATCCCGACGAGCTTAAGCTTGTCGGGGCCCATTGCCATCTTGGTTCAACCATCACCAAG GTGGACATATTCAGAGATGCTGCAGAACTAATGGTCAACTACATTGACCAGATCAGAGATCAAGGTTTTGAAGTCAACTACCTAAACATTGGAGGTGGACTTGGGATAGATTATTATCATGCTGGTGCCGTTCTTCCTACTCCGAGAGATCTAATTAATACG GTTCGGGAGCTGGTCCTTTCACGAGATCTTAATCTAATCATTGAACCCGGGAGATCACTTATCGCCAATACTTGCTGTTTGGTTAATCGAGTTACGGGGGTAAAAACTAACGGGACGAAAAACTTCATTGTAATCGATGGAAGCATGGCTGAACTTATCCGTCCTAGTCTTTATGATGCATATCAA CACATAGAGTTGGTTGCCCCAGCATCGCCTGGTGCCGAGATCTCAACTTTCGATGTGGTTGGTCCTGTCTGTGAGTCTGCAGATTTCTTAGGGAAGCAAAGGGAACTCCCAACTCCAACCAAG GGGGCTGGCTTGGTTGTCCATGATGCTGGTGCGTACTGCATGAGTATGGCATCGACTTACAATCTCAAGATGCGCCCTCCCGAGTACTGG GTTGAAGAAGATGGATCAGTGTCCAAAATCAGGCATGGCGAGTCGTTCGACGACCACCTCCGGTTCTTCGAAAATCTTTGA